Proteins encoded by one window of Heterodontus francisci isolate sHetFra1 chromosome 12, sHetFra1.hap1, whole genome shotgun sequence:
- the LOC137375615 gene encoding permeability factor 2-like, which translates to MVSKVLLNVLSVIALCLAFAEAQPHLPKQSRCKCIETINVLHPLMKISNVKILLKQNFCENVEIIVTLQSGRRKCLNPESAIGKNIINFMESIKKTTKKN; encoded by the exons ATGGTCAGCAAAGTGTTACTCAATGTGTTGTCAGTCATTGCTCTATGTCTGGCATTTGCAGAGG CTCAACCTCACCTGCCTAAGCAGAGTCGTTGCAAATGCATCGAGACAATAAACGTGTTACATCCTTTAATGAAAATCAGTAATGTTAAAATCCTGTTGAAACAGAACTTTTGTGAAAATGTGGAGATCAT TGTCACCTTACAAAGTGGTAGAAGAAAGTGTTTGAACCCTGAGTCTGCAATTGGAAAGAATATCATTAACTTTATGGAGAG CATAAAGAAAACTACAAAGAAGAACTGA